From a single Sinomonas atrocyanea genomic region:
- a CDS encoding type 1 glutamine amidotransferase domain-containing protein, which yields MSRILMIVTGATELRLADGTSHPTGFWAEELATARRELTRAGHSVVIATPDGVTPTPDAVSLDAEQVGSQEKADDLAAYLREISGELEAAVPISSVDASEFDAVVLPGGHGPMTDLAFDPHTGRVLAAADAAGTVIAPFCHGPAALLAAKAEDGTNVFAGRRVTAFTDEEERTGGTGEKTPWWVESALRDAGLEVETAPAWSDHVVVDGNLISGQNPQSSASVAREVIEALGRGTAG from the coding sequence ATGAGCAGGATCTTGATGATCGTCACCGGCGCCACAGAGCTCCGCCTCGCCGACGGCACCTCGCACCCCACCGGCTTCTGGGCCGAGGAACTCGCCACCGCCCGCCGCGAACTGACCCGGGCCGGCCACTCCGTCGTGATCGCGACGCCGGACGGCGTGACCCCCACCCCGGATGCGGTCAGCCTCGACGCCGAGCAGGTCGGCTCCCAGGAGAAGGCCGACGACCTCGCAGCCTACCTCCGCGAGATCTCCGGGGAGCTGGAGGCCGCGGTGCCCATCTCCTCGGTGGACGCCTCCGAGTTCGACGCCGTGGTGCTCCCCGGCGGCCACGGCCCCATGACCGACCTCGCCTTCGACCCGCACACCGGCCGCGTGCTCGCCGCGGCGGACGCGGCCGGCACGGTCATCGCCCCGTTCTGCCACGGTCCGGCAGCCCTCCTGGCCGCCAAGGCCGAGGACGGCACCAACGTGTTCGCCGGGCGGCGGGTGACGGCGTTCACCGACGAGGAGGAGCGCACGGGCGGCACGGGTGAGAAGACCCCGTGGTGGGTCGAGTCCGCGCTGCGGGACGCCGGCCTCGAGGTCGAGACGGCGCCGGCCTGGAGCGACCACGTGGTCGTGGACGGGAACCTCATCTCGGGCCAGAACCCCCAGTCGAGCGCGTCCGTGGCCCGCGAGGTCATCGAGGCCCTCGGGCGCGGCACCGCCGGCTGA
- a CDS encoding alcohol dehydrogenase catalytic domain-containing protein: MPATRPIRGAVLNSMGAEPPYADSRPITVDELELEGPGPGELMVRIEAAGLCHSDLSVVNGSRPRPLPMLLGHEAAGIVEEVGDGVESVRPGQRVVMTFLPRCGECAACATEGRLPCERGSAANAAGTLLTGARRLTRAGETVQHHLGVSGFATHAVVDERSVVPVGDDVPPHVAALLGCAVLTGGGALLNAGRITPETTVAVVGLGGVGMAGLLTALATGCRVVAVDAQESKLATAREWGAAEALTPAEAMEQGVEADVVLEAVGHPRAFETAYRLLGLGGTLVTVGLPAPGATAQIEPLQLTAKAQTVVGSYLGSAVPKRDVPAFERLWREGRLPLERLVSRRIGLEEINEGMDALASGSVIRQVVTFDGA; this comes from the coding sequence ATGCCCGCCACCCGCCCCATCCGCGGCGCCGTCCTCAACAGCATGGGCGCCGAACCGCCCTACGCGGACTCGCGCCCCATCACCGTGGACGAGCTCGAGCTGGAGGGCCCCGGCCCCGGCGAGCTCATGGTCCGGATCGAGGCGGCCGGGCTGTGCCACTCGGACCTGTCCGTGGTCAACGGCTCGCGCCCCCGCCCGCTGCCCATGCTCCTGGGGCACGAGGCCGCCGGGATCGTGGAGGAGGTGGGCGACGGCGTCGAGTCCGTGCGCCCGGGGCAGCGCGTGGTCATGACGTTCCTGCCGCGCTGCGGCGAATGCGCCGCGTGCGCCACCGAGGGCAGGCTGCCCTGTGAGCGGGGCAGTGCGGCCAACGCGGCCGGCACCCTGCTCACCGGCGCGCGCCGGCTCACGCGCGCGGGGGAGACGGTCCAGCACCATCTGGGGGTCTCCGGCTTCGCGACCCACGCCGTGGTCGACGAGCGCTCCGTGGTCCCGGTCGGCGACGACGTCCCGCCGCACGTCGCCGCGCTGCTCGGCTGCGCCGTGCTCACCGGCGGCGGCGCGCTGCTGAACGCGGGCAGGATCACGCCCGAGACGACGGTGGCCGTGGTGGGGCTCGGGGGAGTGGGCATGGCGGGGCTGCTCACGGCGCTCGCGACGGGGTGCCGGGTCGTGGCGGTGGACGCGCAGGAGTCCAAGCTCGCCACTGCCCGCGAGTGGGGCGCGGCGGAGGCCCTCACGCCGGCCGAGGCGATGGAGCAGGGCGTGGAGGCCGACGTGGTCCTCGAGGCGGTGGGGCACCCCCGCGCGTTCGAGACCGCCTACCGGCTCCTCGGCCTCGGCGGCACGCTCGTGACCGTCGGGCTGCCGGCCCCCGGCGCGACCGCTCAGATCGAGCCGCTGCAGCTCACCGCCAAGGCCCAGACGGTGGTGGGCAGCTACCTCGGCTCGGCGGTGCCGAAGCGGGACGTGCCCGCGTTCGAGCGGCTCTGGCGCGAGGGCCGGCTCCCGCTCGAGCGGCTCGTCTCGCGCCGGATCGGCCTCGAGGAGATCAACGAGGGCATGGATGCGCTCGCCTCGGGCTCGGTGATCCGCCAGGTCGTGACGTTCGACGGCGCGTAG